Proteins co-encoded in one Archangium lipolyticum genomic window:
- a CDS encoding alpha/beta hydrolase, translating to MSRRALILGTLLAAVGLGACYSLDPFLYSRERVDHYTLPAEGDTPEETVSPDRIEPVDLVVDAHVRLGAAYVKSAQQPPLGYVLYFHGICCNLDAHIARPKGLSNLGYDVLVFDYRGWGTSTDVEPTEQGLLEDSRAALAWLSARSGLPADRLVYYGRSFGTAVATQLAADKPPAALVLESPFSSVQGLVGDSSNMDLPASFLSEGAWDTEGRLRAMRGVPLLLLHGAEDDFVRPEFSERLYSVAHEPKRLVLVEGADHDDVPLRMGVDYAPTLADFLSGTRAWP from the coding sequence ATGAGCCGCCGCGCGCTGATATTGGGAACCCTGCTGGCCGCGGTGGGCCTCGGGGCCTGCTATTCGTTGGACCCCTTCCTCTACTCGCGCGAGCGGGTGGACCACTACACGCTCCCCGCCGAGGGCGACACGCCCGAGGAGACGGTGTCCCCCGACCGCATCGAGCCGGTGGACCTCGTGGTAGACGCGCACGTGCGGCTGGGAGCCGCGTACGTGAAGTCCGCGCAGCAGCCGCCCCTCGGCTACGTCCTCTACTTCCACGGCATCTGCTGCAACCTGGACGCGCACATCGCCCGGCCCAAGGGCCTCTCCAACCTCGGCTACGACGTGCTCGTCTTTGACTACCGGGGCTGGGGTACCTCCACCGACGTGGAGCCCACCGAGCAGGGCCTGCTCGAGGACAGCCGGGCGGCGCTCGCCTGGCTCTCCGCGCGCTCGGGCCTCCCGGCCGACCGTCTCGTCTACTACGGGCGCTCCTTCGGCACGGCGGTGGCCACCCAGCTCGCGGCGGACAAGCCACCCGCGGCGCTCGTGCTCGAGTCTCCCTTCAGCTCCGTGCAGGGGCTGGTGGGGGACTCCAGCAACATGGACCTCCCCGCCAGCTTCCTGTCCGAGGGCGCCTGGGATACCGAGGGCCGCCTCCGCGCCATGCGGGGCGTGCCCCTGCTGTTGCTGCACGGCGCCGAGGACGACTTCGTCCGCCCCGAGTTCTCCGAGCGTCTCTACTCCGTGGCGCATGAACCCAAGCGGCTCGTCCTGGTGGAAGGCGCTGACCACGATGACGTTCCCCTGCGCATGGGTGTGGACTACGCGCCCACCTTGGCTGACTTCCTCTCCGGCACTCGCGCCTGGCCTTGA